The Streptomyces venezuelae genomic interval CTGAGTGGTGGAGTTGTCGAGGACCAGCGTCGCGTACACCGTCGGCTCCACGGACGGCACGCAGAGGTACTCGGTCCGCAGACCGACCGGGATCTCGCCGACGGTGACGGTGTGCCAGGTGCCGTCCGAGGGGATGTCGGCGCGGGCGGCGGCGTCGAAGCGGTGGTCGAAGGAACCGGCCGACTCGCGGGGCCGCCTGGCGTGCCCGGGCAGTGGCAGCGCGGCCACCGCCTCGGCGCGCCGGCGGTACTCGGCCGCCACGGGATCGAACGGGGCGTCGGGGAACAGCCGGCCCCTGCGCGTGCCCTGCTCTTCGGGGCCGGACAGGACGAGGGAGGCGTAGTCGAGCTCGGCGCCGCTCGGCCGCGGCGGACCGTTCACCGGCGCCGGAGGGGGTGTCGGCGCGGCTCCGGCGGGCGCGGGGGCCGGCGCGCCGGGTGCCGAGGGCGCAGGGGGAGCCATGCGTGCCAGGGGAGCGGGTGCACCCGCGAAGGACCCGCCGACGGAGCGCTGCCGCTCCTGCGAGGGACCAGGGGCCGGACCGCCGGGCACGGGGAGCGCGCCGGGAGCACCGCCGTAACCCTGAGGCATCGAGGGCATCGACGGCGCGGGCGGCGGTGGCGGTGGTGACGGAGCGGATCCGGGTGCGCCGCCGACGGCCACGGCCGCCCCGCCCCAGGCCGCTGACCCGCCGACGGCCGGACGAGGCCCCGCCGCGTCGTAACCGGAGAACAGGTCGGCGAGCCCCGCCGGAGGCTCGCGCCAGCCGGACGGCGCGGGGGCGTCCTGACGGCGTCCGACCCGGATCGAGCGGAGCTGCGGCAGGTCCGTACGGCGACGGAGATCGGCGGTGGCCAGCGCGACGCGCACGCCGGTCCAGTCCTCGCCGGTCCGCTGGGCGACCGAGGCGCGCAGCACCAGGCGTCCGGTGCCGTCGCCCTGACGGTGGCGCAGACGGTACGTGGGCACCCAGACGGCACCGGGCACCCCGTACTCCACCTCCACCTCGACCTCATCCTCGACGTCGAGGTCAGCCTCACCGTCAGGGTCACCGGTACCGGTACCGGTCACGTCGAGGGTCAGGACCGCGCAGACCGAGGTCTCCACGTGTGAGGGCGGGGCGTCGGTGGACGCGCGGTCGAGCCGGTCGGCGGCGACGGTCAGCTCGTGCTCGGCGACGCGCAGCGCCTCCTCCAGTTCGACGAGGCGGGCGTGCTGCGCCGTCAGCCGGCCGTCGACGAAGTCGGCGAGCTCCAGCCAGGCGTCGACCGGGGCGCGGCGGTGCGGATCCTCGCGCTTGCGGGCGGGCGCGATGGGGCGGAGGGACTGGACCTCGGCGATGCGCTCCCGCTGTCGGTCCCGGCGGCCCAGCGCCGCCTCGTACACGTCGCGCAGCAGCTCGACCTCGCGCCGCGAGGCGTCGGACGCCCCGGTGCCGAGCGGCTCGGCCTCGACCTCCACCCGGGCCTCGGTGACCCGGACGTGGCCGCTTCCCCGGACGCGCGCCCGCAGGGAGCCGGGGTCCATCGAGCGCGGCAGCCCCGTCACCCGTATCCGGCCGTCGGAGGGCACGGAACCCCGGGCGAGGCGGACGCAGACCGCCCCCTGTGCGTACACGACGACCGAGTCGAGTGCCGACCCCCACCGCCCTACTTCCCCAGCCGCCATGTGCTCCGCTCCCCGCCGCGTCGATGCCGACCGAAGCCTACGTCGCCGGCCGGGGAGGACGGGCGGGGATTACGGTGAAGCCGACCGCGCGGGGGCTCGGCCGGACAGAGGACGAGCTAGGGCTGGGCCAGGCTCCGGAAGAGAGCGTCGATCTCCGTCCGGTCGGCGACCAGCGCGAGGGTGTCGAAGGACATCCCACTCACCGCCCGGGCCGAAGCGCTCCACGATCCCGAACGGGATGTCCCTGCCCTTCGATCCGGAGACCGTGCCGTGCCACTCCACGTAGGTCGTGGTCCTGCCGAAAGCGGCCTGGCCGGACTTGAAGCGGACGTCCGCCGTGCCGAAGAACCGCTGCAGGTAGGCCCGCTTGCCGGCCTCTGTCCTCAGCGGAGCGTCCAGCCCCGGCCCCGACAGCCGTACGTTGCCCGTCCGGGCGAGCAGGGCGTCGACGCCCTCCCCGTTCCATGCCGCCAGGCGGTCCGGGATCTCCACGGCCCGCAAGCGCTCGGGCGCCGGGCCGCGGGAAGGGGCCGGGCCGGAGTCCGCGATCCCGGCGAAGAGGCCCTCGGGCACCTGCTCCGGGAGCGTGTCGCGGAACAGGGCGTAGCGGTCGTAGCAGCGGCGGTTCCACTGGCCGAACATCACGACACCGCCGTCGGCCACCACGTCCGTGCCCAGGTAGCGCAGGCCGGGTGTCGAGATAGGCCTTCACCCGGGGGTGACTCAGGTCCCCGACGGCCGGCGGGGCGCCGGTCGGCAGCTCACCGAAGGCGATCTGGCGCTGCATGAATGCGCCGCCCCCACCACGACTCCCACCAGACCACGGCGACCCGCGAACATTCCGTACCTCGTCTCGTTCCCGCCCGATGCGGCCCGTTGCCGCTCGGGTCCACCGAGGCGGGGGCCGATTACTCCTGACGTAATGAGGAGCCTCCCGGAGCCTCGATCAACCGCCTGCTCCCCCACGCTTCAGGGAGCCACGGCGTTGGCCGAAGTTCGCCCACGTCCGCTGAATGTCGCCGCGCCGACAAGGGGCCCTGCCCTGTCACACCCCGCCCACCAGGCCGTTTCACACTCCCGGCACAGGATGAAAGAGGTCCACTCGTCGCCCGTCTGGCTGTGGGGAGTGGCGGGGGGTGAGGCTGCGCACGACTGTTGGTGAGGAAGGGCCGCCGATTCTCTATTCGTAAAGGAGACCGCTATGGGTTCTGAAAGGGGCAGGAACCAGCCCTCGGTCGACGTCGAAGTCGACAACGCAGGCCGCATCATCGTCAATGCGCCGGAGATTGCGGCGCAGCTACGAGAAGCGAAATCGTCCTCACCCGCCATGGCGCGAACCGTGATCAACAATGGTTGCAACCTCGTGCCCATGTGTGGCTTCACCCCGGAGGAGTAGCCAGCGGTCGACCGAGACCCACGTGCCTGCGGCCGCGACTGGCCGGCCGCAGGTGACTCCAACTCCTCTCCTGTCGAACACTGTTCGCCTTCGTCAATGCATCGGGGTGTGATCCATGAGTAATTCCGCCGGCTCGTCCAGTCGCGCGCAAGAAGCCTTCCAGGAAGAACTCGTCGCATCATTCACGGATGAAACCCTGCACTTGATCATCCTTCCAACTGAGCAATGCAATTTCCGTTGCACATACTGCTACGAGGACTTTGCGATCGGTCAGATGGATGTGTCCACCGTGCAGGGCGTCAAGCGGCTGTTGGACAGAAGACTGGATGGGCTGCAGCGCCTGAGCATCTCGTGGTTCGGCGGCGAACCCCTCTTGGGGCGAGGAGTGGTGGAGGATGTGTCGGCCCACATCACCGAAGCAGTGGCTGCCAGGCCGGAGCTGCGGTACGAGGCCGATATGACCACCAATGGCTATCTCCTCGATCTTCCGACGACGGAGAAGCTGACAGCGCTCGGCATCCGCGCCTACCAGATTTCCCTGGACGGACCGGAAGCCGTACACGACACCACCCGCGTCAGAGTCAACGGCAGCGGCACCTTTCAGCGCATCTGGAACAATCTGTTGTCGATCCGGGCCAGCAGGGTCCCGGTGCGTGTCACTCTCCGAATCCATCTCTCGCCCGCCACCTTGCCATATATGCCGGACTTCCTCGCTCGGGTCCGTGACACGTTCCTTGACGATGAACGCTTCTCCGTCAGCCTCAGGCCGGTCGAACGAATGGGCGGCCCCAACGACGAGTCCATTGACATCATTTCAGGGAGCGCACGGGCCAGAATCATCGAGGACCTCGAGGAGGTACTCGGCGCCCGGCCGTCCACCTCGCGAGAAACCGAAACAATGGATGTCTGCTACGCGGCACGTCCGAACTCGTTCGTCATTCGGTCCAACGGCAGCATCGCGAAGTGCACCGTGGCGCTCAATGATCCGGCGAACAGCGTCGGACACCTGCTGCCTGACGGCACACTCCGGATCGACAACGAGCACCTGATGCCTTGGGTACGCGGATGGGCACGCCGCGACCGGGCCTCCGTGCGCTGCCCCTACGTCGGCATGCCGCGTTCGGCACCGCAGCTCCTGCAGATTGGTTCCGGCCCTCGGCCACGAGTCGACGCGCGGAGCAAGCCGAGCGCGGATCCGGTCCTGCGAGGGCGCGGCCAATCAGAAGTGGCAGCCGGTCGGTTGATGAGGTGAGTCACCCCTGTCCGGCGGATGCCACGGCTCCGCCGGACAGGCGCCCTGGGGTCCGTCCGGCGCCGCGGTGCGGACCGAAGCGGATCCCTGCCGGTCTCAGCCGACCCGGGCGGCGATGGTGCGCGCGCAGTCCAGGGACTCGGTGTGCGTCGTGTCCACCTCCAGGTCGTAGAACACGTCCTTGTGCACCGACTCCGCCTGCGTCGCCGCCATGCCCGGGACACGGTCTCCCCGCGCGACCTCCCGGCCGGCGGCGGTCGCGCTCGCGCACCGCACGCCCACCCACAGCACCGGCACGTCGCCCAGCGCCGTCCGCCACCGCTGCTGGGAGGCCGACCCGCCGAGGAAGACGTCGTCGATGATGATCCGCGCGCCCGCACGGGCCATCGTCGCGACGCCTTCCCGCCAGGCCGCCTCCAGCGTGAGGAAGTCCGCCCCGATGCTGACCTCGCCGTCCGCCGCGAACGCGATTCCGTCGTCCGAGGCCTGCATCCGCGCGGGCAGGGCGTCGACGAACGAGTCACAGCCGAAGGCCAGCCAGGGATCGGGCAGCACCGATTGCAGACACCTCACGATCCCGGACTTTCCC includes:
- a CDS encoding radical SAM protein; translated protein: MSNSAGSSSRAQEAFQEELVASFTDETLHLIILPTEQCNFRCTYCYEDFAIGQMDVSTVQGVKRLLDRRLDGLQRLSISWFGGEPLLGRGVVEDVSAHITEAVAARPELRYEADMTTNGYLLDLPTTEKLTALGIRAYQISLDGPEAVHDTTRVRVNGSGTFQRIWNNLLSIRASRVPVRVTLRIHLSPATLPYMPDFLARVRDTFLDDERFSVSLRPVERMGGPNDESIDIISGSARARIIEDLEEVLGARPSTSRETETMDVCYAARPNSFVIRSNGSIAKCTVALNDPANSVGHLLPDGTLRIDNEHLMPWVRGWARRDRASVRCPYVGMPRSAPQLLQIGSGPRPRVDARSKPSADPVLRGRGQSEVAAGRLMR
- the cpt gene encoding chloramphenicol phosphotransferase CPT; translation: MIILNGGSSSGKSGIVRCLQSVLPDPWLAFGCDSFVDALPARMQASDDGIAFAADGEVSIGADFLTLEAAWREGVATMARAGARIIIDDVFLGGSASQQRWRTALGDVPVLWVGVRCASATAAGREVARGDRVPGMAATQAESVHKDVFYDLEVDTTHTESLDCARTIAARVG
- a CDS encoding DUF4139 domain-containing protein, whose translation is MAAGEVGRWGSALDSVVVYAQGAVCVRLARGSVPSDGRIRVTGLPRSMDPGSLRARVRGSGHVRVTEARVEVEAEPLGTGASDASRREVELLRDVYEAALGRRDRQRERIAEVQSLRPIAPARKREDPHRRAPVDAWLELADFVDGRLTAQHARLVELEEALRVAEHELTVAADRLDRASTDAPPSHVETSVCAVLTLDVTGTGTGDPDGEADLDVEDEVEVEVEYGVPGAVWVPTYRLRHRQGDGTGRLVLRASVAQRTGEDWTGVRVALATADLRRRTDLPQLRSIRVGRRQDAPAPSGWREPPAGLADLFSGYDAAGPRPAVGGSAAWGGAAVAVGGAPGSAPSPPPPPPAPSMPSMPQGYGGAPGALPVPGGPAPGPSQERQRSVGGSFAGAPAPLARMAPPAPSAPGAPAPAPAGAAPTPPPAPVNGPPRPSGAELDYASLVLSGPEEQGTRRGRLFPDAPFDPVAAEYRRRAEAVAALPLPGHARRPRESAGSFDHRFDAAARADIPSDGTWHTVTVGEIPVGLRTEYLCVPSVEPTVYATLVLDNSTTQALLAGPVEVTVDDDFLLTAALPTLAPGGVRRVGLGPAEGIRVTRRTNVHESTAGLRNNTTVLDHRVHVELANGLARPVTVEVHERVPVTSESDVRIEERADWTTPAADTGADRHAPGTRLWRVDLPAGATTALDGRYEIRIPTGKALVGGNRRS